In Chaetodon trifascialis isolate fChaTrf1 chromosome 6, fChaTrf1.hap1, whole genome shotgun sequence, one DNA window encodes the following:
- the LOC139332864 gene encoding CD59B glycoprotein-like has product MQLYGVLVLMGILSAAYGLRCYTCTTTNYNECTSIVTCPPELDRCAHAEERGTIVKACFASAACRDPIKCCEGDLCNGAIPTGSSVLLLLVSSAIITLFL; this is encoded by the exons ATGCAGCTTTATGGAGTTCTGGTCCTGATGGGGATCCTGTCTGCAG CATATGGACTGAGATGCTACACATGCACAACCACCAACTACAACGAGTGCACTAGCATTGTAACTTGTCCTCCTGAATTGGACCGCTGTGCACACGCCGAGGAAAGGG GTACAATCGTCAAGGCCTGCTTTGCCAGCGCTGCATGTAGAGACCCCATAAAATGCTGTGAAGGGGACCTGTGTAACGGTGCCATACCCACTGGTtccagtgtcctcctcctgctggtaTCCTCAGCTATCATCACACTCTTTCTCTGA